In the genome of Rhizobium etli 8C-3, one region contains:
- a CDS encoding Rab family GTPase — translation MQKKICMLGGFAVGKTSLVRRFVQSIFSDTYLTTVGVKIDKKSVALPDKTVDLILWDLAGEDDIGSFRVSNVRGASGLVLVVDGTRAATLAVALTLRERAEAEFGAMPFVLLFNKSDLADRWAISDSEINELRQLGWQIYRTSALSGEHVDDAFRQLASMVTK, via the coding sequence TTGCAAAAAAAGATCTGCATGTTGGGTGGGTTCGCTGTCGGAAAGACGAGTCTGGTTCGCAGGTTTGTGCAAAGCATCTTTTCAGATACCTACTTGACCACGGTGGGAGTGAAAATCGACAAGAAGAGTGTCGCACTCCCGGACAAAACCGTGGATCTAATTTTGTGGGATTTGGCCGGCGAAGACGATATCGGCTCATTCCGCGTCAGCAATGTGCGGGGTGCGTCCGGGCTCGTGCTTGTCGTCGATGGAACCCGCGCCGCTACTCTTGCCGTGGCGCTCACTCTGCGCGAGCGGGCCGAGGCCGAATTCGGCGCTATGCCGTTTGTATTGCTGTTCAACAAATCCGACCTGGCCGATCGGTGGGCAATATCGGATAGTGAGATTAACGAACTCAGGCAACTTGGATGGCAAATCTATCGAACAAGCGCGCTTTCGGGTGAACATGTTGATGATGCGTTTCGTCAGCTTGCTTCGATGGTTACCAAATAG
- a CDS encoding adenylate/guanylate cyclase domain-containing protein, with product MHRLPKEVGSWIYDFFYNEHSVAYLKIDAQLCIAAKGGNVKHYGLSSLRIGKPVADQLEFMEGLLPCPELPYHMAMVELPSGRVADLHLFAGNACVWLLFLDATAERDNKQRLQQKAYEMTLLQERERQLNEKLQSTNEALRKSQEGLSREYQRAESLLLNILPASIAERLKAHKKIADNHAEVSVLFADIVGFTERTRSVGAVTTLAILNYFFKAADRLSERYGCEKIKTIGDCVMVVAGLPTARSDHAEALAHYALELRKAVKRVRFAGEPLRLRIGIHSGPIVAGVIGKRRFAYDLWGETVNLASRIQTSAEPDEIRISDATHHLLGPKFACDLLEETELRGTGRVRMWRLSA from the coding sequence ATGCATAGATTGCCAAAAGAAGTCGGAAGCTGGATTTACGATTTCTTCTACAATGAGCACTCTGTCGCATATCTGAAAATTGACGCCCAGCTTTGCATAGCTGCGAAGGGCGGTAACGTTAAACACTACGGGCTCTCATCGCTTCGCATTGGCAAGCCTGTTGCCGATCAGCTTGAATTTATGGAAGGTTTGCTGCCTTGCCCGGAGCTTCCATATCATATGGCCATGGTCGAACTGCCCAGCGGGCGTGTTGCGGACCTTCATCTTTTTGCCGGCAATGCCTGCGTGTGGCTGCTCTTTCTTGACGCCACTGCCGAACGCGACAACAAGCAGCGGCTTCAACAGAAGGCCTATGAAATGACGCTCCTGCAAGAGAGGGAGCGGCAACTCAACGAGAAATTACAATCGACGAACGAGGCGTTGAGGAAGAGCCAGGAGGGATTGTCGCGTGAATACCAGCGCGCCGAATCCCTACTCCTCAACATTCTTCCGGCGTCGATCGCGGAGCGGTTAAAAGCGCACAAAAAAATTGCAGACAACCACGCAGAGGTGAGTGTGCTTTTTGCCGACATCGTCGGTTTTACGGAAAGAACGCGGAGCGTCGGAGCCGTGACGACGCTCGCTATCTTAAATTACTTCTTCAAGGCGGCGGATCGGCTCTCGGAACGATACGGCTGCGAAAAGATCAAGACAATCGGCGATTGTGTGATGGTGGTCGCTGGCCTGCCCACCGCGCGATCCGATCATGCAGAAGCCCTCGCGCACTATGCACTTGAACTGCGGAAGGCGGTTAAGCGCGTACGCTTCGCAGGAGAACCGCTGAGACTCAGAATTGGAATTCACTCGGGACCAATCGTCGCTGGCGTCATAGGCAAAAGGCGCTTCGCCTATGACCTGTGGGGCGAGACCGTTAATCTCGCCTCACGCATTCAAACGTCCGCGGAGCCCGATGAGATCCGTATTTCGGATGCAACTCACCACCTGCTTGGACCAAAATTTGCTTGCGACCTACTCGAGGAAACGGAATTGCGTGGTACAGGTCGTGTGCGAATGTGGCGGCTCTCGGCTTGA
- a CDS encoding adenylate/guanylate cyclase domain-containing protein, with translation MGVDEAGTARALRGHREAISPIITDHGGRIVKTIGDGVLLEFPSVVAAVACAAAIQKLMAERNAVAPADQRMLFRIGINLGDVLIEGDDILGDGVNVATRLEEISEAGGICISEDVYRQIDGKVDISFADMGLHHLKNIARPLRTFRAHLEQIIPLRAPEPALPDRPSIAVLPFGNMSSDPAQDYFGDGIVEEVIIGLSRIRWLFVIARNSSFTYKGRAVDVKQVGRELGVRYVLEGSVRRAANRVRISAELVEATTGVHIWADRFEGELEDIFELQDRVTSSVVGAIGPKLEQAEIKRAKHKPTENLDAYDYFLRGLAALHCWSRETNNEALRLFYRAIELDPEFAAAYGMAARCYSQRKASGWMVDHVQEAAETERLARHAAALGKDDAVALCTAGIAFAYVLGAHDYGADLLQRALGLNPNLASAWLFSGWARIWLGEPEGAIDHLTRAMRLNPQDPQICNAQAAMAAAYFFAGQYADASSWAHAAIREQPVHFIATCVAAASHALAGQAPEATEAMTRLRQLDPDFRLSSLNDFFPIRRPEDAARWADGLRNAGLPP, from the coding sequence ATGGGAGTCGATGAAGCCGGAACGGCGCGTGCGCTGCGGGGCCACCGCGAAGCCATCTCGCCGATTATCACAGACCACGGCGGTCGGATTGTAAAGACCATAGGCGACGGCGTGCTACTGGAGTTCCCCTCGGTCGTCGCGGCCGTCGCGTGCGCAGCGGCCATCCAGAAGTTAATGGCGGAGCGAAATGCGGTGGCACCCGCCGATCAACGGATGCTGTTCCGCATCGGAATCAATCTCGGCGACGTCCTGATCGAGGGCGATGACATTCTGGGAGACGGTGTCAACGTGGCGACCCGGCTTGAGGAGATTTCCGAGGCCGGCGGAATCTGCATCTCCGAAGACGTATACCGACAGATCGATGGCAAGGTCGATATTAGTTTTGCCGATATGGGCTTGCACCACCTTAAGAATATCGCGCGCCCGCTGAGGACCTTCCGAGCGCACCTCGAGCAGATCATCCCGTTGCGGGCGCCTGAACCCGCGTTACCGGACCGGCCATCGATCGCAGTACTGCCGTTTGGGAACATGAGCAGCGATCCAGCACAGGACTATTTTGGCGACGGCATCGTCGAAGAGGTTATCATCGGGCTGTCGCGCATTCGCTGGCTCTTCGTTATCGCCCGCAATTCCAGCTTCACGTACAAGGGGCGCGCTGTCGACGTGAAGCAGGTCGGGCGCGAATTAGGCGTGCGCTACGTGCTGGAAGGCAGCGTGCGCAGGGCGGCCAATCGAGTGCGCATATCTGCCGAGCTTGTTGAGGCCACGACGGGCGTACATATTTGGGCGGATCGCTTTGAAGGGGAACTGGAAGACATTTTCGAACTGCAGGACCGAGTAACCTCGAGCGTGGTCGGCGCCATCGGACCGAAGCTCGAGCAGGCTGAGATCAAGCGGGCCAAGCACAAGCCTACCGAGAACCTCGACGCTTACGATTACTTCCTGCGGGGCTTGGCAGCCTTGCATTGCTGGAGCCGAGAAACCAACAATGAGGCTCTGCGGCTCTTTTACCGCGCCATCGAACTCGATCCGGAATTTGCTGCGGCTTACGGCATGGCGGCGCGCTGCTATTCTCAGCGGAAGGCAAGTGGTTGGATGGTCGATCACGTGCAGGAGGCTGCCGAAACCGAGCGGCTGGCCCGGCATGCAGCGGCCCTGGGCAAGGATGATGCGGTGGCGCTCTGCACCGCTGGAATCGCCTTCGCGTATGTTCTTGGCGCACACGATTATGGCGCAGACTTATTGCAACGTGCTCTTGGGCTCAATCCCAATTTGGCCTCAGCATGGCTGTTCAGCGGGTGGGCCAGGATTTGGCTTGGCGAACCGGAGGGGGCAATCGATCATCTCACGCGGGCCATGCGGCTGAACCCACAAGACCCCCAGATTTGTAATGCGCAAGCCGCAATGGCCGCCGCCTACTTCTTTGCTGGCCAATACGCGGATGCGTCATCATGGGCGCACGCGGCCATTCGTGAGCAGCCGGTCCACTTCATCGCAACCTGCGTCGCTGCAGCAAGCCACGCACTGGCTGGACAAGCTCCAGAGGCTACGGAGGCGATGACACGATTGCGTCAGCTTGATCCCGATTTCCGCCTCTCCAGCCTCAACGATTTCTTCCCGATCCGGCGACCGGAAGACGCCGCACGATGGGCCGATGGTTTGCGAAACGCAGGCCTGCCACCGTGA
- a CDS encoding adenylate/guanylate cyclase domain-containing protein: MSETRKLAAILAADVVGYSRLAGADEDRILARLRALRSDLIDPTIAVHHGRVVKRTGDGALVEFRSVVDAVRCAIEVQNGMVERNDGVPQDRRIEFRIGIHLGDVVEESDGDLMGDGVNIASRLEGVAAAGAICLSEDAYRQVKARLDLSVSDLGNTQLKNIAEPIRVYSLQVGSAGTKAAGSSETPTSQPATAVSPKLSIAVLPFANMSGDAEQDYFADGISEDIITALSKLSQLFVIARNSSFTFKGKNVHVQEVGTKLGVRHVLEGSVRKSGNRVRITAQLIDATTGGHLWAERFDRELTDIFAVQDDVTQQIVDALAVNLTEGDRKRLAPGQTRHPEAYDCFLRGRELWHRLTKQTNSDARDLLQRAVELDPNFASAHAFLALTHGLDYLNRWSASPQRSIEQAEEAATLAVARDDSDPVAHWALSVVKLYSRQHDRAISEAERAIVLNPNFAEGQVSLGEALIYSGRSEEALAYFDRARVLNPYFPDVVLHFQALALFQLRRYEEAVELLLQRVSRNRFTDVSRALLAACYGHLGRFEEARATWQEVLRVNPDYSLEYRRKVLPFKNPADFELVLEGLRNAGVVQ, translated from the coding sequence ATGAGCGAGACCCGAAAGCTGGCTGCAATCCTGGCCGCGGACGTGGTTGGGTACAGCCGGCTTGCCGGCGCCGACGAGGACCGCATCCTGGCGAGGTTGCGGGCACTGCGCAGCGACCTCATCGATCCGACGATCGCCGTGCACCATGGCCGGGTGGTGAAGCGAACCGGCGATGGTGCGCTGGTCGAGTTCCGCAGCGTGGTGGACGCCGTGCGCTGCGCCATTGAGGTGCAGAACGGTATGGTGGAGCGCAATGACGGCGTGCCGCAGGACCGTCGCATCGAATTCCGGATCGGTATCCATTTGGGCGACGTCGTCGAGGAAAGCGACGGCGATCTGATGGGCGACGGCGTCAACATCGCCTCGCGATTGGAGGGCGTCGCCGCGGCGGGCGCGATCTGCCTGTCCGAGGATGCCTATCGCCAAGTCAAGGCGAGGCTCGACCTCTCGGTCAGCGATCTCGGCAACACGCAACTCAAGAACATCGCCGAGCCGATCCGGGTCTATTCACTGCAAGTCGGCAGCGCCGGGACCAAAGCAGCCGGGAGCTCGGAAACGCCGACGAGCCAACCGGCGACGGCGGTGTCACCGAAGCTGTCGATCGCCGTCCTGCCGTTCGCCAACATGAGCGGTGACGCTGAACAGGACTACTTTGCCGACGGCATCTCGGAAGACATCATTACGGCGCTATCGAAGCTGTCGCAGCTCTTCGTCATCGCCCGCAATTCGTCGTTCACTTTCAAGGGCAAGAACGTCCATGTGCAGGAGGTGGGCACGAAGCTCGGCGTGCGGCATGTACTTGAGGGCAGCGTACGCAAATCGGGGAACAGGGTACGCATCACCGCGCAGCTCATCGACGCGACCACCGGCGGGCATCTATGGGCGGAGCGGTTTGATCGCGAGCTCACCGACATATTCGCGGTTCAGGACGATGTCACACAGCAGATTGTCGACGCACTGGCGGTCAACCTGACAGAGGGCGATCGGAAAAGACTGGCGCCGGGGCAGACCCGGCACCCCGAGGCGTATGACTGCTTCTTGCGCGGCCGGGAGCTGTGGCACCGGCTGACGAAGCAAACGAACAGCGACGCTCGCGACCTTTTGCAACGTGCCGTCGAACTGGACCCGAACTTCGCCTCAGCGCACGCCTTCCTCGCCCTTACCCACGGGCTCGACTACCTGAACCGGTGGAGCGCGTCGCCGCAGCGCTCTATCGAGCAAGCCGAAGAGGCTGCGACGCTGGCGGTAGCGCGGGATGATAGCGATCCCGTTGCACACTGGGCACTGAGTGTGGTCAAGCTTTACTCGCGACAGCACGATAGAGCCATCAGCGAGGCCGAGCGTGCGATAGTCCTCAATCCGAACTTCGCCGAAGGGCAGGTTAGCCTCGGCGAGGCACTAATCTATTCAGGCAGATCCGAGGAGGCACTCGCCTATTTCGATCGGGCGAGGGTCCTGAACCCGTACTTTCCGGATGTCGTTCTCCACTTTCAGGCTTTGGCCTTGTTTCAACTGCGAAGGTACGAAGAGGCCGTCGAACTGTTGCTGCAGCGCGTGAGCCGCAACCGCTTCACCGATGTCTCGCGCGCGCTTCTGGCCGCCTGCTACGGCCACCTCGGCCGTTTCGAAGAGGCTCGCGCGACGTGGCAAGAGGTGCTGCGCGTCAATCCCGACTATTCATTGGAATACCGTCGCAAAGTCCTGCCCTTCAAGAACCCCGCCGATTTCGAGCTCGTCTTGGAGGGACTACGCAATGCCGGGGTCGTACAATGA
- a CDS encoding transporter substrate-binding domain-containing protein: MPERDELLTEIAPTGVIRAAVNMSNAALVQLDPVTGVLTGPSAQIAIALAAELDCSLSLVRYGSAADILAAAEDKEWDVAFIASDPSRADRFSFSPPYTTVTASFLVPDSSPLGNVEHVDVKGVRIAAARTAAYTKQLERQVRNAILLHTENPASALDMLVSSQCDAAAGLTESLSRFCEENPGFRVVEGTFSKVPQAIAVHRRCVHASTFLSDFIQQHCSAGKSGN, from the coding sequence ATGCCGGAACGTGATGAACTCCTCACTGAAATCGCACCGACGGGAGTCATCAGAGCGGCGGTCAACATGTCGAATGCCGCACTTGTCCAACTCGATCCAGTGACAGGCGTTCTAACAGGGCCGAGCGCGCAGATCGCGATCGCACTTGCGGCAGAACTCGACTGCAGTTTGTCGCTGGTTCGATACGGATCGGCCGCTGACATTCTTGCGGCTGCCGAAGACAAAGAGTGGGACGTTGCATTCATTGCGTCCGATCCCTCACGTGCCGACAGGTTCTCCTTCTCGCCACCCTATACCACGGTGACCGCCAGCTTTCTGGTGCCAGACAGTAGCCCGCTAGGCAACGTCGAGCATGTCGACGTCAAAGGGGTACGCATTGCCGCCGCCAGAACCGCTGCGTATACAAAGCAGCTTGAGCGACAGGTTAGAAATGCAATCCTACTCCATACCGAAAATCCCGCCTCCGCCCTGGACATGCTTGTATCCTCGCAGTGCGATGCGGCTGCGGGCTTGACCGAGTCCCTGTCACGTTTCTGCGAAGAGAATCCAGGTTTCCGCGTTGTTGAGGGGACATTCTCGAAAGTGCCTCAAGCGATCGCTGTGCATCGGAGGTGCGTTCACGCTTCAACCTTTCTGTCGGACTTCATCCAACAGCATTGCAGTGCGGGTAAGTCGGGCAATTGA
- the hpaI gene encoding 4-hydroxy-2-oxoheptanedioate aldolase — MEHPINRFKRKLLAGQSQIGLWCGLPGSYAAEIVAPSGFDWLLFDTEHSPGDVLTVLPQLQAVAPYDVSPVVRPAINDPVLIKRFLDIGVQTLLIPYVQNADEAKAAVAAVRYPPDGIRGVSALTRATRFGRVANYAQNAEREVCLLLQVETREALGNLESISSVEGVDGVFIGPADLAASFGHRGQPSHPEVVDAIVDAIERLKALGKPAGILTPDETFAARCISLGTLFTAVGVDVAVLARGSEALAARFASHGAYRDAGT; from the coding sequence ATGGAACATCCTATCAATCGTTTCAAGCGGAAGCTTCTTGCTGGTCAAAGTCAGATCGGCCTGTGGTGTGGCTTGCCGGGGAGCTACGCCGCGGAAATCGTCGCACCTTCAGGTTTCGATTGGCTCCTGTTCGACACGGAACATTCTCCGGGTGACGTTCTGACCGTCCTGCCGCAATTGCAAGCGGTCGCACCATACGACGTTTCCCCAGTCGTCCGCCCGGCCATCAATGACCCCGTTCTCATCAAGCGTTTCCTGGATATCGGCGTTCAGACACTGCTCATTCCCTACGTTCAGAACGCGGACGAGGCGAAAGCCGCAGTCGCGGCGGTGCGATATCCTCCGGATGGAATTCGTGGTGTTTCTGCCCTGACGCGCGCCACTCGTTTCGGCCGAGTTGCGAACTATGCACAAAATGCGGAACGGGAAGTTTGCCTGTTGCTGCAAGTTGAGACGCGGGAAGCGCTTGGCAACCTCGAGTCAATTTCCTCGGTAGAGGGAGTGGATGGGGTATTCATAGGACCGGCAGACCTGGCAGCGAGTTTCGGACACAGGGGCCAACCGAGCCACCCGGAGGTGGTCGATGCAATTGTCGACGCGATTGAACGCCTGAAAGCGTTGGGCAAGCCTGCGGGCATTCTTACCCCGGATGAGACTTTCGCGGCACGGTGCATCTCGCTCGGAACACTATTTACTGCCGTTGGTGTCGATGTCGCTGTTCTGGCAAGGGGATCGGAAGCACTCGCGGCGCGATTTGCGTCGCACGGAGCGTACCGCGATGCCGGAACGTGA
- a CDS encoding fumarylacetoacetate hydrolase family protein has protein sequence MITEEERRAAADALLKAEIERKPIIQPSETYPNLELEDAYRIQALWAEARVAKGARIVGHKIGLTSRAMQMASKMTEPDYGCILDDALYNDGAQIRADLFIKPRLEVELAFVMGEDLVGPGTRIYDVLRATEFVVPALEIIDYRTEVPRAITDTIADNAAFGAIVVGGRIFRPMDIDIRWVGATLSKNGIIEESGVSAAIMGHPAAGIAWLVNKLHAVGGGLKKGQIVLAGSFTRPVDIAKGDVIQADYGPVGALGVSFV, from the coding sequence ATGATCACCGAAGAAGAACGCCGGGCCGCGGCAGACGCGCTGCTCAAAGCTGAAATCGAGCGCAAGCCGATCATACAGCCTAGCGAGACCTACCCGAACCTCGAACTCGAGGACGCCTACCGAATTCAGGCTTTGTGGGCGGAGGCGAGGGTCGCCAAGGGCGCACGGATCGTCGGGCATAAGATTGGCCTGACGTCACGCGCAATGCAGATGGCTTCAAAGATGACGGAGCCGGACTACGGCTGCATTCTTGACGATGCGCTTTACAACGACGGAGCGCAGATCAGGGCTGACTTGTTTATCAAGCCGCGCCTGGAGGTCGAGCTGGCCTTTGTTATGGGGGAGGATCTCGTCGGGCCCGGCACCAGGATCTATGACGTCCTGCGTGCGACCGAGTTCGTTGTCCCGGCGCTCGAGATTATCGACTACCGGACCGAAGTCCCCCGAGCTATCACCGACACCATTGCGGACAACGCGGCTTTCGGCGCCATCGTCGTTGGCGGCCGTATATTTCGCCCGATGGACATTGACATCCGCTGGGTCGGAGCGACTCTTTCCAAGAACGGCATCATCGAGGAGTCGGGCGTGTCGGCGGCGATCATGGGACATCCGGCCGCCGGCATCGCGTGGCTGGTCAACAAACTTCATGCTGTGGGCGGTGGCCTGAAGAAGGGACAAATAGTCCTGGCCGGATCCTTCACGCGTCCTGTCGATATCGCGAAAGGTGATGTCATTCAGGCCGACTACGGCCCTGTTGGCGCCCTCGGCGTGTCGTTCGTGTGA
- a CDS encoding intradiol ring-cleavage dioxygenase gives MVIKTESDLTPAVLAVMNRTEDPRLREILVAMVKHLHAFVREVRLTEVEFREATAILNEIGKLHADHHNEFVLMAGSLGVSSLVCLLNNGDKGQTETSQSLLGPFWRLNSPRVENGESIIRSETPGTPLFVHAKVVDRDGRPIAGAEVDVWHASPVGLYENQDPDQAEMNLRGKFMTDKQGRFWFRTVKMVGYPIPVDGVVGRLLKAQGRHPYRPAHLHALIFKHGYKTLISQVFDPSDPNIDSDVQFGVTAALTGNFIRHEEPHPTEADIPGPWFSLDYTYVMEPGEAVLPRPPIK, from the coding sequence ATGGTGATCAAAACTGAAAGCGATCTGACGCCAGCCGTCCTCGCTGTGATGAATCGCACTGAAGACCCTCGCCTGCGAGAAATCCTCGTGGCCATGGTCAAGCATCTTCATGCCTTCGTGCGCGAGGTTCGACTGACGGAGGTCGAGTTTCGGGAGGCGACAGCCATACTGAATGAGATCGGGAAGCTGCATGCTGATCACCACAACGAGTTTGTGCTGATGGCCGGTTCTCTTGGCGTATCTTCACTTGTCTGCCTGCTGAACAATGGCGACAAGGGACAGACTGAGACCTCCCAGTCGTTGTTGGGCCCATTCTGGCGCCTCAACTCTCCGCGAGTCGAAAATGGCGAGTCGATTATCCGATCCGAGACGCCGGGCACTCCCTTGTTCGTGCATGCCAAGGTCGTTGACCGCGACGGTAGGCCAATTGCCGGCGCCGAAGTGGATGTGTGGCATGCATCTCCCGTCGGTCTTTATGAAAACCAGGACCCGGACCAGGCCGAGATGAACTTGCGCGGCAAATTCATGACCGACAAGCAAGGTCGGTTCTGGTTCAGGACCGTCAAGATGGTCGGCTATCCGATACCGGTCGATGGCGTCGTCGGACGCCTGCTGAAAGCTCAGGGACGCCATCCGTACCGACCAGCGCACCTGCACGCACTGATCTTCAAGCACGGATACAAGACGCTGATTTCCCAGGTCTTCGATCCCAGCGACCCGAACATCGACTCCGATGTTCAGTTCGGTGTCACGGCAGCGCTGACCGGCAACTTCATTCGTCATGAGGAGCCCCATCCGACCGAAGCGGATATTCCTGGTCCGTGGTTCTCGCTCGACTACACCTATGTCATGGAGCCCGGCGAAGCCGTTTTGCCGCGTCCCCCGATCAAATAA
- a CDS encoding GntR family transcriptional regulator, with protein MIADDDGAFAPTTEDVPSSSGFLDDGKNTIGSQLASRLREAIISGELQAGSKINLDKARKTFNVSLSPLREGLARLISDGLVEFEDNRGYRVSPISLANLEEITTLREEFEVFALRESMRLGDVEWEGNVMRALHRLNRTERDAARPETLERWEELHREFHLTLISGCGKPILLHFCRLLLNLNDRYRRVFLTRTSGDRNVSQEHSEIAQGAVARDMDYSCDMLCQHIHRTGTNLRDHLATKGIS; from the coding sequence ATGATAGCGGATGACGACGGCGCATTTGCTCCGACGACAGAAGATGTTCCATCGTCTTCTGGCTTTCTTGACGACGGCAAAAACACGATCGGGAGCCAGCTTGCATCCCGCCTTCGTGAGGCGATCATCTCCGGCGAGCTTCAGGCCGGCAGCAAGATCAATCTCGACAAGGCGCGCAAGACGTTCAACGTAAGCCTCAGTCCGCTGCGTGAAGGGTTGGCGCGGCTGATATCGGACGGCCTGGTGGAGTTCGAGGACAATCGCGGCTATCGCGTTTCACCAATTTCCTTGGCCAATCTGGAAGAGATCACCACCCTGCGCGAAGAGTTTGAAGTCTTTGCGCTTCGCGAGTCCATGCGGCTCGGCGATGTGGAGTGGGAGGGTAACGTCATGCGCGCGCTGCATCGCCTTAACCGCACCGAGCGCGACGCGGCTCGGCCAGAGACACTGGAGCGCTGGGAAGAGCTCCACCGCGAATTTCATCTGACACTTATATCTGGCTGCGGGAAGCCGATCCTGCTCCATTTCTGCAGATTGCTTCTTAATCTCAACGACCGTTATCGCCGGGTGTTTCTGACCCGCACGTCGGGTGACCGCAACGTCAGCCAGGAGCACAGTGAGATTGCTCAGGGAGCCGTCGCGCGGGATATGGACTACTCGTGCGATATGTTGTGTCAGCATATCCACCGCACGGGAACCAATCTGCGCGATCACCTCGCGACAAAGGGGATCTCGTGA
- a CDS encoding sugar phosphate isomerase/epimerase family protein, whose product MTIATPGPSIELGVAHFSSIALPPKEFAVMAARAGFASIGLRLHPAFPGAPFYELPVGSQRVQEFKTVADSEGIKVFDIEFFVIDDNFVAASHEATVAAAANIGARRLSVCGDDRDGGRLATNLSEFCALAARYGMSVDIENMGWRTVRTFGDSVAVVNSCGAENAGALVDGIHFFRNGASIDEFRANLGKVKHVQLCDVRGPAPKTSDAMIAEARSGRLAPGEGELPLMELWTAAKHSAAISVEVPIAGPVDPQAHLKHLHDSALGILKPDH is encoded by the coding sequence ATGACCATCGCGACGCCAGGACCGAGCATTGAACTGGGCGTGGCGCATTTTTCATCCATCGCGCTGCCGCCCAAGGAATTCGCCGTGATGGCTGCTCGGGCGGGTTTTGCGTCGATAGGTCTGCGTCTGCACCCTGCCTTTCCCGGAGCCCCTTTCTACGAGTTGCCGGTGGGCAGCCAGAGGGTCCAGGAGTTCAAGACAGTTGCCGATAGCGAAGGCATCAAGGTGTTCGATATCGAGTTCTTCGTGATCGACGACAACTTTGTTGCGGCCTCCCATGAGGCGACCGTGGCAGCCGCTGCGAACATAGGGGCGCGCCGGCTGAGTGTTTGCGGTGATGATCGAGACGGCGGCCGTCTTGCCACAAACCTCTCTGAGTTTTGCGCCCTCGCGGCGCGATATGGCATGTCAGTCGACATCGAAAACATGGGCTGGCGGACGGTAAGAACCTTTGGCGACAGTGTTGCGGTCGTGAATTCCTGTGGAGCAGAGAACGCTGGTGCCCTCGTTGACGGGATTCACTTCTTCCGAAACGGCGCCTCGATCGACGAGTTCCGCGCAAATTTAGGGAAGGTAAAACACGTCCAGCTTTGCGACGTCCGCGGGCCTGCTCCCAAAACATCGGACGCAATGATCGCCGAGGCGAGAAGTGGCAGGCTCGCTCCCGGCGAAGGCGAACTGCCGTTGATGGAGCTTTGGACCGCAGCCAAGCATAGCGCCGCTATCTCGGTTGAAGTGCCGATCGCCGGGCCGGTGGACCCGCAGGCACATCTGAAACATCTGCATGACAGCGCACTGGGGATTTTGAAACCGGATCATTGA
- a CDS encoding amino acid ABC transporter permease: MTYTFDFGAVLDRAPELLWASFGTLGLSLAGMLLALVIGILGVVARTSKSDITRTLVIVFVEVVRNTPFLVQIFFIYFALPLMGIRLNPTVTAIIALGINGGAYAIEIIRGGVESVSRGQIEAGFALGLHKADVFRLVVLKPALRAIYPSLTSQFIMLTLTTSVCTSIAAYELTSAAQRIESDTFRSFEVYFTVTAIYLVISTLMMGLFALVSRRYFNYPTR, encoded by the coding sequence ATGACTTATACGTTTGATTTCGGTGCGGTCCTCGACCGCGCCCCGGAATTGCTATGGGCTTCGTTTGGGACGCTCGGCCTTTCGCTGGCCGGGATGCTTCTCGCACTCGTCATCGGAATCTTGGGTGTCGTTGCCAGGACTTCAAAGAGCGACATCACGCGCACTCTCGTTATCGTGTTCGTCGAGGTCGTGCGTAATACGCCATTCCTGGTGCAGATCTTCTTCATCTATTTTGCCCTTCCTCTCATGGGCATCCGCCTCAATCCGACCGTCACGGCCATAATTGCTCTCGGCATCAACGGTGGCGCGTACGCGATCGAAATCATCCGAGGTGGGGTCGAGAGCGTGTCGCGTGGCCAGATCGAGGCTGGCTTCGCCCTCGGACTGCACAAGGCGGACGTCTTCCGGCTCGTCGTGCTCAAGCCGGCGCTGCGGGCGATTTATCCCTCGCTCACAAGCCAGTTCATCATGCTGACACTGACAACGTCTGTCTGCACGTCAATCGCCGCCTACGAGCTGACCTCGGCAGCTCAGCGAATCGAGTCAGACACCTTCCGCAGCTTCGAAGTCTATTTCACGGTGACCGCTATCTACCTGGTTATTTCGACGCTGATGATGGGCCTCTTTGCCCTCGTTTCCCGCCGCTACTTCAACTACCCGACACGATAG